The DNA segment CGCAGCAGCTTGATGTCGCTGTCGATGCGCAAGTGGCTGCCGCGCACACGGAACTTCAGGCCTTGTTCCTGCGCCAGCGCCTTGAATTCGGCGCCGAGCGTATCGAACAACTCATTGAGCGCGAACGGCTTGGGATCGGGGTTGATCTTGCCATTCTCCAGGCGGGAAATATCCAGCAGGTCGCTGATCAGGTCTTCTGCCGAACGCAGCGAACTGTCGAGGTGTTGCACCAGTTTCTGCGCCTCGCTGCTCAAGCCGTCGTCCTGATGGGAGAGGGCGGCAGAGAACAAGCGAGCGGCGTTCAACGGCTGCATCAGGTCATGGCTGACAGCGGCGAGGAAGCGGGTTTTCGACTGGTTCGCCGCCTCGGCATGGCCCTTGGCTTCGGTCAGTGCGACGTTGAGTTGCGACAGCTCCTGCGTGCGCTCGCTGACCCGTTGTTCCAGGCCTTCGTTGGCCTCGGTCAGCGCCTGCTCGGCTTCGCGGAACGCGGTAATGTCAGTGAAACTCATGACGAAACCGCCACCAGGCATCGGGTTGCCGATCAGCTCGATCACCCGGCCGTTGGGGAACAAACGTTCGGAAGTGTGCGCGCGGCCCTGACGCATCCAGTGCAGGCGTCGGGCGACGTGGACTTCCGCCTCGCCGGGGCCGCACAAGCCACGTTCGGCGTTGTAGCGAATGATGTCGGCAATCGGCCGGCCGACGCTGATCAAGCCGTCCGGGTAGTTGAACAGCTCCAGATAGCGGCGGTTCCAGGCCACCAGTTTCAGCGACTGGTCGACCACGCTGATGCCTTGGGTGATGTTCTCGATCGCGCCTTGCAGCAGCGCGCGGTTGAACTGCAGGACTTCCGAGGCTTCGTCAGCGATACGGACGACGTCCTCCAGCTGCATTTCCCGACCTTCGATGGCGGCTTTTACTACGGCGCGCGTCGAAGAAGCACCGAGCACGCCGGCCAGCAAGCGTTCGGTGTGGGCGATCCATTCGCCATCGGCGTTCTGGTTCGGATTGAAGCCTTTGCCCTGGCGGTAGGCAAAACGAATGAAGCTCTGCCGCGCACGTTCTTCGCCGACAAAGCGCGCCGCCAGTTGCAGCAAATCATCGATCTGCACCGCCAGCATCGAACGCGCACTCGGCCGCGCGCTGATTTCCTGACCGATAAAGCGCCCGGCCTGCCAGTGCTCCGAAACCCGCGTGCGCGACAGCACCGAGACCCAGGCGAACAACGTGAAGTTGCCCGCCAGCGACAGCACCACGCCTTGCGTCAGCGGGGTGATCGGCAGGTTCAGCGGGTTGCTGTGCAGCCACGCCAGACCGGGAAAAGTGCTCAGCGACCAGCCGAGGCTGTGGGCGGCAATCGGCAGGATCAATGTGTAAAACCAGAGGAACGTGCCCGCCGCGAGACCGGCGAACACCCCACGGCGGTTGGCCTGTTTCCAGTACAGCGCGCCGAGCATCGCCGGGGCCAGTTGGGTGACAGCGGCGAAGGCGATCTGGCCGATGGTCGCCAGGCTCGCGGTGGAGCCGAGCAAGCGGTAGCTGACGTAGGCCAGCAGCAGAATCAACACGATGCTCACCCGGCGTACCGAGAGCATCCACTGGCGGAACACCTCGAACGGGCGCTCGGCGTTATTACGCCGCAGTAGCCACGGCAACAGCATGTCGTTGGAGACCATGGTCGACAGCGCCACGCTGGCTACGATCACCATGCCGGTGGCCGCCGACGCACCGCCGATGAACGCCAGCAACGCCAGGGCCGGATGGGCCTGAGCCAGCGGCAGGCTGATCACGAACGAATCCGGAAGCACGTGACTCGGCAGCATCATCTGCCCGGCGAGGGCGATCGGCACCACGAACAGCGCGGCCAGCGCCAGATAGGCCGGGAACACCCACTTGGCCAGACGCAGGTCCTGCGGGTCGATGTTCTCCACCACTGTGACGTGAAACTGCCGCGGCAGGCAGATGATCGCCATCATCGCCACCCCGGTTTGCACCACCATCGACGGCCAGTTAATCGTTTCCTTCCAGTACTCCTCGAGGCGCGGCGCGAGCATCGCCTGATTGAACAGGTCGTCAAAACCGTCGTACAGCCCGTAGGTCACGAACGCGCCGACGGCGAGAAAGGCGAACAGCTTGACCAGCGATTCAAACGCAATCGCCAGCACCATGCCGCGGTGGTGCTCGGTGGCGTCGAGGTTGCGCGTACCGAAGACGATGGTGAACAGCGCCAGCACCAGCGACACGATCAGTGCGGTGTCCTGGGCGCGGGTGCCCATGGCGTCGGCACCGGCGCCGATCAGCAGGTTCACACCGAGCACGATGCCTTTGAGTTGCAAAGCGATATAGGGCAGGACGCCAACCAGGCAGATCAACGCCACCACCACCGCCAGCGATTGCGATTTGCCGTAGCGCGCGGCGATGAAGTCGGCAATCGAGGTGATGTTCTCCTGTTTGCTGATCATCACCATTTTCTGCAGAACCCACGGTGCGCCCAGCAACAACAGGATCGGCCCGAGGTAGATCGGCAGGAATGACCACAGCTGTTCGGCCGCCTGTCCGACCGCGCCGAAGAACGTCCAGCTGGTGCAATAAACCGCCAGCGACAGGCTGTACACCCACGCGCGCATCCGCGGCGGCAACGGCGTGCTGCGACGGTCGCCGTAGAAGGCGATGGCGAACATGATGGCCATATAGGCGAGGGCGACGGCGGCGATCAGCCCGGTGGACAACGACATGCAACACTCCCGACAGAAGACTCCCCGGCAGTCCTGCCCGGGCGGACAGTCTCGCATGAGTGCGGCGGTTAGTCAGTGTCGACCAAGGTCGTGGCGTGGCGGGGTGTCGCAGGTTTGAAACCGGGTGGTTTTATGGTGACTCATCAGGCCCCATCGCGAGCAGGCTCACTCCTACAGGTGGAACGCATTCCAAGTGTAGGAGTGAGCCTGCTCGCGAAGGCGTCAGTCCTGTTTCAACGCCATATCGATCAACCGATGCAGTTCATCCACCTCCAGCGCCGCCGCCGCAAACAGAATCCGGAACACCACCGGCGCCACCACCAGATTGATCAACCGATCAACGCTCGGCGCCGGCTCGTCTGGGTGACGCTCGATGATGGTCTGCAACTGCGCGCCAATGATCGTCACGCAATACCCCGGCGTGGCGCTGGCCTGCACGTCGCGCATCATGTTGCGCCCCGGCTCCGAACTCATTTCGTCCAGATACTGCTCGGCCCAGGCGCGGATATCACCGCGCAGGTCACCGGTCACGGCAGGTTCGCTGTCGGGGCGCATGCGGGCGAGGGCGACGTCCGCCAGCAACGCCGTCAGATCGCCCCAGCGCCGATAGATCGTCGAGGGCGTGACCCCGGCCCGCGCAGCGATTTGCGGGACGGTCACGGTGCTGCGCTCCTGTTCTTGCAGAAGCGCGCGGACTGCCGAATGAATCGACTCTTGCACCCGGGCGCTGCGGCCGCCGGGGCGTAAACCTTCTTTAATAGCCATGCGCCAGACCTTAACACAAAGAATTTGCTTTAAGCCAAAGCCGAGAGCACACTCCGCAAAAGCAAAAAATTAGCTTTTGCGGAGTGTGCCCATGACCAGCCTTACTTCCAACCGTGGCAGCCTGATTTTTCTGGCGATCACCTTACTCAGTTTTCTCGCCGCTTCCACGGCGCCGACGCCGCTGTATCACCTGTATCAGGATCAGCTGCACTTTTCGGCAGCGGTGCTGACCCTGATTTTCGGCGTGTATGCCTTAAGCCTGCTGGCGGCGCTGCTGACGGTCGGTTCGTTGTCCGATCATCTGGGGCGCAAACCGGTGATTTTCACTGCAGTGCTGCTCAACGCACTGGCGATGCTGCTGTTCATCCACGCCGACAGCGTCGCCTGGCTGATCAGCGCCCGCGTGCTGCAAGGTTTTGCCACCGGCATGGCCACCGCTGTTCTGAGCGCGACGCTGCTCGACACCGACCGCCAGCAGGGGCCATTGATCAACAGTGTGGCACCGTTGCTCGGTATGGCGGTCGGCAGCATGGGCTGTGGCTTACTGGCCGAGTTCGCTCCGGCGCCGTTGCAACTGACCTATTGGCTGCTGCTGGCACTGTTTGTGTTGCAGGCGGTGTATGTCTGGCGTCTGCCGGAAAGCGTCACCCCGCAAGCCGGGGCCTGGGCTTCGCTGCGGCCGACCCTGCATGTGCCGGTTCAGGCGCGTTCGACCTTGTGGCGTGTGCTGCCGCTGAACACCGCAACCTGGGCCCTCGGCGGCTTTTTTGCCTCGCTGGCACCGTCGCTGGTGCGCACCGCCACCGGGTCGACTTCCAACCTGATCGGCGGTGCGACCGTCTCGGCGCTGACGGTGACGGGCGCGTTGATGATTTTCACCCTGCGCAATCGGCCTGCGAGCCGGGCCCTGCAACTGGGCGCCAGTCTGCTGCCGATCGGTGTGCTGCTGATTCTGCTCGGCGTGCACAGTGCCAGTCTGGGGCTGTTTTTCCTCGGCACGCTGGTCGCCGGTTGTGGCTTTGGTTCGGGGTTTCTTGGGGCGGTGCGCAGCCTGGTGCCGCTGGCTTTGCCGCATGAACGAGCGGGGCTGATGTCGGCATATTACGCACTGAGTTATCTGGCGTTCTGCTTGCCGGCTCTGCTCGCCGGGCACTTGACCCGCACCTACGGCTTGCTCGCGACCACCGACGGTTACGTCGCCGCATTGATCATGCTGGCCGTCGCCGCGCTCCTGCTCAGCTTGCGTGCACAAGCGGCCAAGGTTTGCAGCGCTCCATAAGTGTGGCGGTTTCAGTTAGCCTTGGGCAGCCCTTCTTTGCATGGATCGACCGATGAAGATTATCCGCAGCAAGTCGTTCACCGCCGAGCGTGCCTGGGGTGCGCTGGACATCGCCAACATGAACGGCATCACCACGCGTCTGCACTGGACCGATCAGCCCTACAAATGGCACGTCAACGAGGGTGAGGAAGTGTTCGTGGTGCTCGATGGTCAGGTGCAGATGCGCTATCGCGAACAGGGTGAAGAAAAACAGGTGCTGCTTGAGGTTGGCGATATCTTCTACGCTTCGGTCGGCACCGAGCACGTGGCGCATCCGCAGGGCGCGGCGCGGATTCTGGTGATTGAGAGCGAAGGCAGTGTCTAGGCGCTTATCTGTAAAGTAGATAACAGATAGAGAAATTACCCGTTATATAGATATTCGATTCGGTTCTACCATGGACTCAACCTCACCTGAGGACAGGAGTTCATGATGACTTGCCCCAACATAGCCAAACCCGGCATCAAGCCGTTCAGTCAGCTTCAGCATCCGGGTGAAGTGATCCGTCAATTCACCCCGAACTGGTTCGCCGCGACCATGGGCACCGGTGTGCTGGCCTTGGCGCTGGCGCAACTGCCGGTGGCGATCCCCGGGTTGCACGCGGTGGCCGAAGGTTTGTGGCTGTTCAACATTCTGTTGTTCACCCTGTTTACCTTCGCCTATGCCGCGCGCTGGATTTTATTTTTCGATGAGGCGCGGCGGATCTTCGGCCATTCCACCGTTTCGATGTTCTTCGGCACCATCCCCATGGGCCTGGCGACGATTATCAACGGCTTTCTGTTGTTCGGTCTGCCACGCTGGGGCGAAGGCGTGATTCATCTTGCCGAAGTGCTGTGGTGGCTCGACGTGGCGATGTCGCTGGCCTGTGGCGTGTTGATCCCCTACATGATGTTTACCCGCCAGGAACACAGCATCGACCAGATGACGGCGGTCTGGCTGTTGCCGGTGGTGGCGGCGGAAGTGGCGGCGGCCAGCGGCGGTTTGCTCGCGCCGCATCTGGCCGATGCCCACGCGCAACTGGTGGTGCTGACGACAAGCTACGTGCTCTGGGCATTTTCCCTACCCGTGGCGTTCAGCATTCTGACCATCCTGTTGCTGCGCATGGCGCTGCACAAACTGCCCCACGAAAACATGGCCGCCTCGAGCTGGCTGGCCCTCGGTCCGATCGGCACCGGCGCGTTGGGCATGTTGCTGCTGGGCGCTGATGCACCGGTGATCTTCGCCGCCAATGGTCTGCCGGGCATCGGTGAAATCGCTGCGGGCCTGGGGCTGGTCGCCGGGATCACCCTGTGGGGGTTCGGCTTGTGGTGGATGTTGATGGCGCTGCTGATCACCGCGCGTTACCTGCGCGACGGCATCCCGTTCAACCTCGGCTGGTGGGGTTTCACCTTCCCGCTGGGCGTGTATTCGCTGGCGACCCTCAAGCTCGCCAGCACGCTAAACCTCGGTTTTTTCAGCGTGGTGGGCTGTGTGCTGGTGAGCCTGCTGGCAGTGATGTGGCTGATCGTCGGTAAACGCACCGTGCAAGGCGCGTGGCGCGGTGAGCTGTTTGTCTCACCTTGTATTGCAGGGTTGAAGAAATAACCTGAAAAGTTTAGGTAATGTGTGGCCTGGATCGCCGATCGAGATTCCAATAAGCAGATCCAGGCCATTCTCTACCGACCTCAGGGAAACACGGAAGATGAGTCACCCCTCACAGTTCAACCTGCTTCGCACCCGGCGCTTCCTGCCGTTTTTCATCACGCAGTCGCTGGGCGCGTTCAACGACAACGTGTTCAAGCAGTCGCTGATCCTCGCCATTTTGTATCGGCTGACCATCGAAGGTGACCGCTCGATCTGGGTCAACCTGTGTGCGCTGCTGTTTATCCTGCCGTTCTTTCTGTTCTCGGCGCTGGCCGGGCAGTTCGGGGAAAAATTCGCCAAGGACGCGCTGATCCGTCTGATCAAACTCGCGGAAATCGCGATCATGGCCGTAGGATCGATCGGTTTTCTCTTCGATCACCTGTCGCTGATGCTGGTGGCGCTGTTTGCCATGGGCACGCATTCGGCGCTGTTCGGGCCGGTGAAGTATTCGATTTTGCCGCAGGCGTTGCGCGAGGATGAACTGGTCGGCGGCAACGGACTGGTGGAGATGGGCACGTTCCTGGCGATCCTTGCCGGGACCATCGGCGCTGGCGTCATCATGTCTTCGACGCATTACGCGCCACTGGTGTCGACCGCGATTGTCGGGATTGCGGTGCTCGGGTATCTCGCCAGTCGCAGCATTCCTCGCGCTGCGGCGGCTTCGCCGGAAATGCGCCTGAACTGGAACATCTTCAGCCAGTCCTGGGCCACGCTGAAACTCGGTCTGGGCCAGACGCCCGCGGTGTCGCGCTCGATTGTCGGCAACTCGTGGTTCTGGTTTGTCGGGGCGATTTATCTGACGCAGATTCCGGCCTACGCCAAGGAGTGGATGCACGGCGACGAAACCGTGGTCACGCTGATTCTCACCGTGTTCTCGGTGGGGATTGCGCTGGGTTCGATGCTTTGCGAAAAGCTTTCCGGGCGCAAGGTCGAGATCGGACTGGTGCCGTTCGGTTCGTTCGGTCTGACCGTGTTTGGCCTGCTGCTGTGGTGGCATTCCGGCGGAATCCCGGAGAGCGTCACCGGCCATAGCTGGACCCAAGTGCTGGGCTTTGCCCATACCTGGGCGGTGCTGGTCGACATTCTCGGCCTCGGTATTTTTGGCGGCTTCTATATCGTGCCGCTGTACGCGCTGATCCAGTCGCGCACCGCCGAGAACGAGCGGGCGCGGGTGATCGCGGCCAACAACATTCTCAACGCCCTGTTTATGGTGGTCTCGGCGATCGTTTCGATCGTGTTGCTGAGCGTGGTCAAACTGTCGATTCCGCAGCTGTTTTTGGTGGTGTCGCTGCTGAACATCGGCGTCAACGCCTACATCTTCAAGATCGTCCCCGAGTTCAGCATGCGTTTCATGATCTGGCTGCTCAGCCATTCCATGTACCGCGTCGAGCACCGCAACCTCGAGGCGATCCCGGACGAGGGCGCGGCATTGCTGGTGTGCAACCACGTATCGTTCGTCGATGCGCTGCTGATTGGCGGCGCGGTGCGTCGGCCGATTCGCTTTGTCATGTACTACAAGATCTACAACCTGCCGGTGCTGAACTTTATCTTCCGCACGGCGGGGACGATTCCGATTGCCGGACGCAACGAAGACATCCAGATCTACGAAAAAGCCTTCACCCGGATTGCCCAGTATCTGAAGGACGGTGAGCTGGTGTGCATCTTCCCGGAAGGCAAGCTGACCACCGATGGCGAGATCAACGAGTTCAAGAGCGGGCTGACGCGGATTCTCGAAGAAACCCCGGTGCCGGTAATTCCGCTGGCGCTGCAGGGATTGTGGGGGAGTTTCTTCAGTCGCGATCCGAACAAGGGCTTCTTCAGGCGGTTGTGGTCGCGGGTGACGTTGGTGGCGGGTTCGGCGGTAGCGGTGGAGGCGGCGCAGCCGGCGAAATTGCAGGGTTTGGTCGGGGCGTTGCGCGGGGCAGTGAGATAGTCGCTGACTTCAAGGGCTCCTTCGCGAGCAAGCCAGCTCCCACAGGTTTTCTGGATTTACACAAGATTTGTGTTCACCGCAGATCCCTGTGGGAGCTGGCTTGCCAGCGAAGGGGCCAGTGGCCTAAGCGCTGACCTTGAGCCCAATCAACCCGGTAATGATCAACGCCACACTGGCCAGCCGAATCAATGCCATCGACTCGCCAAACAGAATGATCCCGGCAATCACCGTGCCCACGGCACCGACGCCGGTCCAGATCGCATAAGCCGTACCCAACGGCAATTCCTTCATTGCCAGGCCCAACAGGCCGAGGCTGATTGCCATCGCTGCGACGGTCAGTACGGTGGGGAGCGGGCGGGTGAAACCGTCGGTGTATTTCAGGCCGACGGCCCAGCCGACTTCGAACAGGCCGGCGAAAAACAGAATGATCCAGGACATGAGAGACCTCCATCGATTGACGGGGCCGTCCCCAGATTGATAACTCGATCGAGCCGCAGGGTCGTCCCCGCGTAGCGCAATAGTCTGCCGAGCATTAATCCGGGGATCAAGCTTCCCGGTCAGTCGGTCGGCTGCTGCGCCAGCGCCTCACGGTCTTCTTTCTCGCTCATGCGCCGGAAGTACGTCGAGAGCAGCGCCCCGGAAATATTGTGCCAGACGCTGAACAACGCGCTCGGCACCGCCGCCAGCGGCGAGAAGTGCGCACTGGCCAATGCCGCGCCCAACCCCGAATTCTGCATGCCGACTTCCAGCGCCAGCGACTTGCGCTGCGCCAGTGGCAACTTGAACAGGCGTCCGGTGAAGTAACCCAGCAAGTATCCGAAGCTGTTATGCAGCATCACCACCGCCATG comes from the Pseudomonas sp. RSB 5.4 genome and includes:
- the sugE gene encoding quaternary ammonium compound efflux SMR transporter SugE, yielding MSWIILFFAGLFEVGWAVGLKYTDGFTRPLPTVLTVAAMAISLGLLGLAMKELPLGTAYAIWTGVGAVGTVIAGIILFGESMALIRLASVALIITGLIGLKVSA
- a CDS encoding TetR/AcrR family transcriptional regulator, which encodes MAIKEGLRPGGRSARVQESIHSAVRALLQEQERSTVTVPQIAARAGVTPSTIYRRWGDLTALLADVALARMRPDSEPAVTGDLRGDIRAWAEQYLDEMSSEPGRNMMRDVQASATPGYCVTIIGAQLQTIIERHPDEPAPSVDRLINLVVAPVVFRILFAAAALEVDELHRLIDMALKQD
- a CDS encoding cupin domain-containing protein encodes the protein MKIIRSKSFTAERAWGALDIANMNGITTRLHWTDQPYKWHVNEGEEVFVVLDGQVQMRYREQGEEKQVLLEVGDIFYASVGTEHVAHPQGAARILVIESEGSV
- a CDS encoding TDT family transporter; the encoded protein is MTCPNIAKPGIKPFSQLQHPGEVIRQFTPNWFAATMGTGVLALALAQLPVAIPGLHAVAEGLWLFNILLFTLFTFAYAARWILFFDEARRIFGHSTVSMFFGTIPMGLATIINGFLLFGLPRWGEGVIHLAEVLWWLDVAMSLACGVLIPYMMFTRQEHSIDQMTAVWLLPVVAAEVAAASGGLLAPHLADAHAQLVVLTTSYVLWAFSLPVAFSILTILLLRMALHKLPHENMAASSWLALGPIGTGALGMLLLGADAPVIFAANGLPGIGEIAAGLGLVAGITLWGFGLWWMLMALLITARYLRDGIPFNLGWWGFTFPLGVYSLATLKLASTLNLGFFSVVGCVLVSLLAVMWLIVGKRTVQGAWRGELFVSPCIAGLKK
- a CDS encoding NahK/ErcS family hybrid sensor histidine kinase/response regulator, whose amino-acid sequence is MSLSTGLIAAVALAYMAIMFAIAFYGDRRSTPLPPRMRAWVYSLSLAVYCTSWTFFGAVGQAAEQLWSFLPIYLGPILLLLGAPWVLQKMVMISKQENITSIADFIAARYGKSQSLAVVVALICLVGVLPYIALQLKGIVLGVNLLIGAGADAMGTRAQDTALIVSLVLALFTIVFGTRNLDATEHHRGMVLAIAFESLVKLFAFLAVGAFVTYGLYDGFDDLFNQAMLAPRLEEYWKETINWPSMVVQTGVAMMAIICLPRQFHVTVVENIDPQDLRLAKWVFPAYLALAALFVVPIALAGQMMLPSHVLPDSFVISLPLAQAHPALALLAFIGGASAATGMVIVASVALSTMVSNDMLLPWLLRRNNAERPFEVFRQWMLSVRRVSIVLILLLAYVSYRLLGSTASLATIGQIAFAAVTQLAPAMLGALYWKQANRRGVFAGLAAGTFLWFYTLILPIAAHSLGWSLSTFPGLAWLHSNPLNLPITPLTQGVVLSLAGNFTLFAWVSVLSRTRVSEHWQAGRFIGQEISARPSARSMLAVQIDDLLQLAARFVGEERARQSFIRFAYRQGKGFNPNQNADGEWIAHTERLLAGVLGASSTRAVVKAAIEGREMQLEDVVRIADEASEVLQFNRALLQGAIENITQGISVVDQSLKLVAWNRRYLELFNYPDGLISVGRPIADIIRYNAERGLCGPGEAEVHVARRLHWMRQGRAHTSERLFPNGRVIELIGNPMPGGGFVMSFTDITAFREAEQALTEANEGLEQRVSERTQELSQLNVALTEAKGHAEAANQSKTRFLAAVSHDLMQPLNAARLFSAALSHQDDGLSSEAQKLVQHLDSSLRSAEDLISDLLDISRLENGKINPDPKPFALNELFDTLGAEFKALAQEQGLKFRVRGSHLRIDSDIKLLRRILQNFLTNAFRYAKGPVLLGVRRRDGELCLEVWDRGPGIPEDKQQVIFEEFKRLDSHQTRAEKGLGLGLAIADGLCRVLGHTLRVRSWPGRGSVFSVSVPLARAQSLPQKTAVELNGKLLSGAQVLCIDNEDSILIGMNSLLTRWGCQVWTARNREECAALLNEGVRPQLALVDYHLDHGDTGTELMAWLRTTLGEPVPGVVISADGRPETVAQVHAAGLDYLAKPVKPAALRALLSRYVPL
- a CDS encoding MFS transporter, translating into MTSLTSNRGSLIFLAITLLSFLAASTAPTPLYHLYQDQLHFSAAVLTLIFGVYALSLLAALLTVGSLSDHLGRKPVIFTAVLLNALAMLLFIHADSVAWLISARVLQGFATGMATAVLSATLLDTDRQQGPLINSVAPLLGMAVGSMGCGLLAEFAPAPLQLTYWLLLALFVLQAVYVWRLPESVTPQAGAWASLRPTLHVPVQARSTLWRVLPLNTATWALGGFFASLAPSLVRTATGSTSNLIGGATVSALTVTGALMIFTLRNRPASRALQLGASLLPIGVLLILLGVHSASLGLFFLGTLVAGCGFGSGFLGAVRSLVPLALPHERAGLMSAYYALSYLAFCLPALLAGHLTRTYGLLATTDGYVAALIMLAVAALLLSLRAQAAKVCSAP
- a CDS encoding MFS transporter; its protein translation is MSHPSQFNLLRTRRFLPFFITQSLGAFNDNVFKQSLILAILYRLTIEGDRSIWVNLCALLFILPFFLFSALAGQFGEKFAKDALIRLIKLAEIAIMAVGSIGFLFDHLSLMLVALFAMGTHSALFGPVKYSILPQALREDELVGGNGLVEMGTFLAILAGTIGAGVIMSSTHYAPLVSTAIVGIAVLGYLASRSIPRAAAASPEMRLNWNIFSQSWATLKLGLGQTPAVSRSIVGNSWFWFVGAIYLTQIPAYAKEWMHGDETVVTLILTVFSVGIALGSMLCEKLSGRKVEIGLVPFGSFGLTVFGLLLWWHSGGIPESVTGHSWTQVLGFAHTWAVLVDILGLGIFGGFYIVPLYALIQSRTAENERARVIAANNILNALFMVVSAIVSIVLLSVVKLSIPQLFLVVSLLNIGVNAYIFKIVPEFSMRFMIWLLSHSMYRVEHRNLEAIPDEGAALLVCNHVSFVDALLIGGAVRRPIRFVMYYKIYNLPVLNFIFRTAGTIPIAGRNEDIQIYEKAFTRIAQYLKDGELVCIFPEGKLTTDGEINEFKSGLTRILEETPVPVIPLALQGLWGSFFSRDPNKGFFRRLWSRVTLVAGSAVAVEAAQPAKLQGLVGALRGAVR